A genomic window from Populus nigra chromosome 7, ddPopNigr1.1, whole genome shotgun sequence includes:
- the LOC133700052 gene encoding uncharacterized mitochondrial protein AtMg00810-like — MDDILITGNNIESIKGLKQFLHTRFRIKDLGDLKFFLGIEIARSKKGIYISQRKYALEIIKDSGYLGDKPVEFPMEECRLSNTGELLKDPCIYQRLVGRLIYLTITRPDITYSVHILSRFMHEPRQPHMAAALRVVRYLKSAPGQGLLLHSNNSLHLTAFCDSDWVGCPITRRSTTGYCVFLGKSLISWRTKRQKTVSLSSAEAEYRAMAGEIATQYVISSQQLADVFTKALGEKFKQLMCKLGVIDIHSPT; from the exons ATGGATGACATTTTGATAACCGGGAACAACATTGAATCCATCAAAGGTTTAAAGCAGTTCCTTCATACTCGTTTCCGCATCAAAGACCTTGGTGATTTGAAATTCTTCTTAGGCATTGAAATAGCCCGTTCCAAGAAAGGCATTTATATTTCCCAGCGCAAATATGCTTTGGAAATTATCAAAGACAGTGGATACTTGGGTGACAAACCAGTTGAGTTTCCTATGGAAGAATGCAGACTTTCAAATACAGGAGAATTGCTCAAAGATCCTTGTATATACCAACGTCTGGTTGGTCGATTAATTTACTTAACCATCACTAGACCTGATATCACATATTCAGTTCATATTCTCAGCCGATTCATGCATGAACCACGTCAACCTCACATGGCAGCTGCTCTTCGAGTTGTTCGTTATTTAAAATCAGCTCCCGGTCAAGGTTTGCTTCTTCATTCAAATAACTCATTACACTTAACGGCATTTTGTGACTCTGATTGGGTGGGTTGTCCTATCACTCGTCGCTCCACCACTGGGTATTGTGTATTCCTTGgaaaatctttaatttcatgGAGAACAAAAAGGCAAAAGACAGTTTCTTTATCAAGTGCGGAAGCTGAATATAGAGCGATGGCAG GTGAAATTGCTACTCAATACGTGATTTCTTCACAACAATTAGCAGATGTGTTTACAAAAGCTTTGGGAGAGAAGTTCAAACAGCTCATGTGCAAGTTGGGAGTTATTGATATTCACtctccaacttga